In Silene latifolia isolate original U9 population chromosome 3, ASM4854445v1, whole genome shotgun sequence, a single window of DNA contains:
- the LOC141646541 gene encoding serine/threonine-protein phosphatase 7 long form homolog, which yields MAKEKTTEGRIIEERVELMVDQTAFNVIQNPTKRIAHFLKPSLNLNALPPKPPKIQSFSLLSKPNVLFSCSSNPLKGWETWVEKLRVTHEPEWRKAGIFDAIKGSTYHIARVSDLIYNLVERWCPETNTFVFPWGEATVTLEDVYVLGGFSPLGDSVLSKSSLGKNVEFVVNELVKIYLKLVKFDHNLSHLRWQEHFIKGSSRCSNQIENAGFLVLWLTRHVYAGKSATVVTQAVFSMAARLSCGDKLAFGPVILASIYNDLTLLKRKIAGSLSDRPLMLTSPLHLVQVWAWERFPLLGPVPRIIYYGETRLARWENNERKLYDDIKVCLDSSRETFSWRPYTMSLANWSLPRFYVDSGTYVDVDYHEEWKLFSRCLMAGQLVGLNCVQEYNLIEWLSNSGLIKIFPSPLIDLMLVVNLV from the coding sequence ATGGCAAAAGAAAAAACCACAGAAGGTAGGATTATAGAGGAAAGAGTAGAGTTGATGGTTGATCAGACTGCATTTAATGTTATCCAAAACCCAACTAAAAGAATTGCCCATTTTCTGAAACCCTCTTTAAACCTGAATGCATTACCACCAAAACctccaaagattcaatctttttcGTTGTTGTCAAAACCCAATGTTCTCTTTAGTTGCAGTTCAAACCCTCTTAAAGGATGGGAAACATGGGTGGAGAAATTGAGGGTAACCCATGAACCGGAATGGCGAAAAGCTGGCATCTTTGATGCTATCAAGGGTTCTACTTACCACATTGCCAGAGTTAGTGATCTTATTTATAACTTGGTTGAAAGATGGTGTCCTGAGACTAACACTTTTGTTTTTCCATGGGGTGAGGCTACTGTTACTTTAGAGGATGTTTATGTCTTAGGTGGTTTTTCGCCTTTGGGTGATTCGGTTTTGAGCAAGTCTTCTCTTGGGAAAAATGTCGAATTTGTTGTGAACGAGCTGgttaaaatatatttaaaactgGTGAAATTTGACCATAATTTGTCTCATTTAAGGTGGCAGGAGCATTTCATTAAGGGATCATCGCGATGTAGTAATCAGATAGAGAATGCTGGTTTTCTGGTTCTTTGGCTTACCCGTCATGTTTACGCTGGCAAATCAGCCACGGTTGTTACTCAGGCGGTTTTCTCCATGGCTGCCAGGCTTAGTTGTGGGGATAAACTGGCATTTGGCCCCGTGATTTTAGCTTCTATTTATAACGACCTGACTTTGTTGAAAAGGAAGATTGCCGGGTCTTTAAGTGATCGTCCTTTAATGTTGACATCACCATTGCACCTTGTTCAGGTTTGGGCTTGGGAGAGGTTTCCGTTGCTAGGACCCGTCCCTAGGATAATCTATTATGGAGAGACTAGGTTGGCGCGTTGGGAGAATAATGAAAGAAAATTGTATGATGATATAAAGGTTTGTCTAGACTCGTCTAGGGAAACTTTTAGTTGGCGCCCATATACCATGTCGCTTGCCAATTGGTCGTTACCTAGGTTTTATGTTGATTCAGGGACGTATGTGGATGTGGATTATCACGAGGAATGGAAGTTATTCTCTAGGTGTTTGATGGCTGGTCAGTTGGTTGGGTTGAACTGTGTTCAGGAGTATAACCTCATAGAGTGGCTCTCCAATTCGGGTTTGATCAAGATATTCCCGAGTCCATTGATAGATCTAATGCTAGTTGTAAACTTGGTTTGA